A region from the Prionailurus viverrinus isolate Anna chromosome E2, UM_Priviv_1.0, whole genome shotgun sequence genome encodes:
- the GALP gene encoding galanin-like peptide: MAPSVCLVLLLAVLLSLAVTPASAPVHQGRGGWTLNSAGYLLGPELHLLQSRDRGSGKKTALEVPDLWKAIDGLPNPHPQQTTKRSPRETLAKPETADPGELSKKAPREGEALQS; encoded by the exons AtggctccctctgtctgtctggtCCTCCTCCTGGCCGTCTTGCTCAGCCTGGCGGTGACCCCCGCCTCCGCACCCGTCCATCAG GGCCGAGGAGGCTGGACCCTCAACAGTGCCGGCTACCTCCTGGGTCCCG agCTCCACCTTCTTCAGAGCAGGGACCGCGGCAGTGGGAAGAAGACAGCCCTGGAGGTCCCGGACCTGTGGAAGGCCATTG ACGGGCTCCCCAATCCCCACCCTCAGCAGACCACCAAGAGGAGTCCGAGGGAGACCTTGGCCAAACCAGAGACGGCAG aCCCGGGCGAGCTCAGCAAGAAAGCTCCCAGGGAGGGAGAGGCCCTGCAGTCTTAG
- the ZSCAN5B gene encoding zinc finger and SCAN domain-containing protein 5B: protein MAADQTFSREKAQGTLAGTQDSSCEQWHVSFRAFSGSGQSDPVEDLRRLYELCYLWLRPDLHTKEQMLDMLVMEQFMISMPQELQVLVKESAVQSCKDLQDVLRSSQRPKKWTIVSIEGQEFLMRSSDVQMANAEAGDRDLVTDLSKKPQSSGCEIHPENIQGVVAEAPMKTLQEGTHIKNVDAEKPSTQVSERQVSTQNGKRRDSRKTQRSSKRRKQENTSISQDVATHLDTEEFSGQPVSSVHPVGKKATGGTSNVCSLCKKEFRYKSQFSIHWRTHTGERPFKCNTCSGSFMQTSDLRVHQRIHTGEKPYCCEICLKTFTHDSTLRSHKRIHTKEKPYVCEECGKAFSHKGNLNVHQRTHSGVKPYTCHECNCAFRQLGTFKRHQKIH, encoded by the exons ATGGCTGCAGACCAGACGTTCTCACGGGAGAAAGCCCAAGGAACCCTCGCTGGAACGCAAGACAGCAGCTGTGAGCAGTGGCACGTGAGCTTCAGGGCGTTTAGCGGCTCGGGGCAGTCGGACCCTGTGGAGGACCTGAGGAGGCTCTATGAGCTCTGCTATCTGTGGCTGCGGCCAGACCTGCACACCAAGGAGCAGATGCTGGATATGCTGGTGATGGAGCAGTTCATGATCTCCATGCCGCAGGAGCTCCAGGTCTTAGTGAAGGAAAGTGCTGTGCAGAGCTGCAAAGACCTGCAGGATGTGCTGAGAAGCAGCCAGCGGCCCAAGAAATGG acCATAGTTAGCATAGAAGGACAGGAATTTCTCATGCGAAGTTCAGATGTTCAGATGGCCAACGCTGAGGCTGGTGACAGGGATCTTGTGACAGACTTGTCCAAGAAGCCCCAATCCTCTGGGTGTGAGATACATCCAGAGAACATCCAG GGAGTGGTGGCAGAAG CTCCCATGAAGACTCTCCAAGAAGGAACCCATATTAAAAATGTGGATGCCGAAAAGCCTTCCACACAGGTTTCAGAGAGACAAGTGTCCACTCAGAATGGGAAGAGAAGAGATTCCCGGAAGACTCAAAGAAGttccaaaaggagaaaacaggaaaacaccTCCATTTCCCAAGACGTGGCCACACATCTGGACACAGAAGAATTTTCAGGACAGCCTGTGTCATCAGTTCATCCTGTTGGGAAAAAAGCCACGGGAGGGACATCAAATGTCTGTAGCCTCTGTAAGAAAGAATTTCGTTATAAATCTCAGTTTTCCATCCACTGGAGGACACACACAGGAGAGAGACCCTTTAAATGCAACACCTGTTCTGGGAGTTTCATGCAGACTTCAGACCTCCGAGTTCACCAGCGAATCCACACAGGCGAGAAGCCTTACTGTTGTGAAATCTGCCTCAAGACGTTCACCCACGACTCCACCCTGCGGAGCCACAAGAGGATCCACACAAAGGAGAAGCCCTATGTGTGTGAAGAGTGTGGGAAAGCTTTCAGCCACAAAGGGAACCTCAATGTTCACCAGCGCACCCACTCTGGGGTAAAGCCCTACACGTGTCATGAGTGTAATTGTGCCTTTCGTCAGCTGGGCACTTTTAAGCGCCaccaaaaaatacattaa